One Homalodisca vitripennis isolate AUS2020 unplaced genomic scaffold, UT_GWSS_2.1 ScUCBcl_2956;HRSCAF=8146, whole genome shotgun sequence DNA segment encodes these proteins:
- the LOC124372349 gene encoding piggyBac transposable element-derived protein 1-like, whose protein sequence is MSHCRLRRHNNTTSLLPPDDSEDSLVDDSDEDPDYTPGRDKKNKLALFLNNAASSSDVTDEDEENIPSTSTATKKKIPKKPAPAWNEVNPDNSEKPSPPMLELSNEHVLQSPVDYFKDFFDNDLLTLIATQSNLYSVQKNPNKPLNTSEKEVEQFIGICIYMSIYGLPRSRMYWNGNTRVEKVAHVMSRNRWEELKANLHFNNNDHMPLQNDPNKDRLFKIRPLVDALQNKFKNIPIEEQMLCVDEQIVPFKGTSLLKQYNPMKPHKWGYKLFVLCDSKGLIHNFEIYTGRILPATSLPDIGASSNVVLRLVEHLPRNENKFLIYFDNWYSSPALLVTLANIGFQSLGTIRLGRFPGLLFSSDQEMKKKGRGSYEEKEATIDGVKN, encoded by the exons atgTCACATTGTCGACTAAGAAGACATAACAACACAACTTCGCTTTTACCCCCCGATGACAGTGAAGACAGTTTGGTGGATGACTCAGATGAGGATCCAGATTACACCCCTGGCCGTGACAAAAAGAACAAGTTAgccttatttt tgaaCAATGCAGCGAGCTCCAGTGATGTCACAGATGAAGACGAAGAGAACATCCCTTCAACGTCTACAGCcacaaaaaagaagattccaaaaaaaccAGCACCTGCTTGGAATGAAGTGAATCCAGATAACAGTGAGAAACCTTCTCCGCCAATGCTAGAATTAAGTAACGAACATGTACTTCAGTCTCCAGTTGActacttcaaagatttttttgacaATGACCTTTTAACTTTGATTGCTACTCAGTCAAACTTGTATAGTGTCCAAAAAAATCCGAATAAACCCTTGAATACCTCAGAGAAGGAAGTAGAGCAGTTTATAGGCATTTGCATCTACATGAGCATTTATGGTCTACCTAGGAGTAGGATGTATTGGAATGGAAATACACGAGTAGAAAAGGTTGCACATGTTATGTCACGTAACAGATGGGAGGAACTGAAGGCCAACTTGCACTTCAATAACAATGATCACATGCCATTACAGAATGATCCAAACAAAGATAGGCTATTTAAAATCCGCCCACTAGTTGATGctcttcaaaacaaattcaaaaacattcctaTTGAGGAACAAATGCTCTGTGTTGATGAACAGATTGTGCCCTTCAAAGGCACATCTTTACTAAAACAGTACAACCCGATGAAACCCCACAAGTGGGGATACAAACTGTTTGTACTTTGTGACAGCAAGGGTCTGATTCACAATTTTGAGATCTACACTGGTCGCATACTACCTGCTACTTCCCTACCTGACATTGGAGctagttcaaatgttgttttacgacTGGTTGAACACTTGCctcgtaatgaaaacaaattcttaatcTATTTTGATAACTGGTACTCATCACCAGCTCTCTTAGTGACTCTAGCAAATATTGGTTTCCAATCCCTCGGGACCATTCGACTAGGACGATTTCCAGGCTTGTTGTTTTCATctgaccaagaaatgaaaaagaaaggcCGTGGGTCTTATGAGGAAAAAGAGGCAACAATTGATGGGGTAAaaaattag